The proteins below come from a single Geobacillus thermoleovorans genomic window:
- a CDS encoding thiamine pyrophosphate-dependent dehydrogenase E1 component subunit alpha: protein MAISKDHLLWMYETMYKIRCYEDKMAEAYAEGKSPVFNIGAGPVPGEMHLATGQEPAAAGMCVHLKKEDTVTAPHRPHHHAIAKGVDLNRMTAEIFGKATGLGKGKGGHMHLFDPDVKFSCGGIVGAGIPHALGAALAAKKKGTDWVAVAFIGEGAANQGAFHESLNMAALWKLPFIVVIENNQYGISVPKTASTAVPSNDVRAAAYGIKGYYVKDNDPIDMYNVSKEAVERARTGQGPSIIEIETYRYLGHFQGDPEVYRDKNEVTLLRQKDPIIRLRNYLLNECGVTEETIAQLENKATFEVDQAYAFARESDYPKPEEALEDVFV from the coding sequence TTGGCCATTTCCAAGGATCATCTTCTTTGGATGTACGAAACGATGTACAAAATTCGCTGCTATGAAGACAAAATGGCGGAGGCGTATGCCGAAGGGAAATCTCCTGTGTTTAATATCGGCGCGGGGCCGGTGCCAGGGGAAATGCATTTGGCCACTGGACAAGAACCGGCTGCGGCTGGGATGTGTGTTCACTTGAAAAAGGAAGATACGGTGACTGCCCCTCACCGTCCGCATCACCATGCGATTGCCAAAGGGGTGGATTTGAACCGGATGACAGCAGAGATTTTCGGAAAAGCCACTGGACTGGGAAAAGGAAAGGGCGGCCATATGCATTTGTTTGATCCTGACGTCAAATTTTCCTGCGGCGGGATCGTTGGGGCTGGGATTCCTCATGCCCTTGGCGCGGCGCTGGCGGCCAAGAAAAAGGGGACGGATTGGGTGGCGGTTGCGTTTATCGGCGAAGGAGCCGCCAATCAAGGGGCGTTTCATGAATCGTTAAATATGGCGGCATTATGGAAACTGCCATTCATTGTTGTCATTGAAAACAATCAATATGGAATTTCTGTGCCGAAAACGGCGTCTACAGCGGTTCCCTCGAATGATGTACGGGCTGCCGCCTATGGCATTAAAGGATATTATGTCAAAGACAACGACCCGATTGATATGTACAACGTATCGAAAGAAGCGGTTGAACGTGCAAGAACTGGACAAGGGCCGTCGATTATTGAGATTGAAACATACCGTTATTTAGGACATTTCCAAGGCGATCCGGAAGTATACCGGGATAAAAATGAAGTGACGTTGCTTCGCCAAAAAGACCCCATTATTCGCCTTCGCAACTATTTATTGAATGAATGTGGGGTAACAGAGGAGACGATTGCACAGCTGGAAAACAAAGCGACATTTGAGGTCGATCAGGCGTACGCGTTTGCGAGAGAAAGCGATTATCCCAAGCCGGAAGAGGCATTGGAAGATGTGTTTGTCTAA